In the genome of Oncorhynchus mykiss isolate Arlee chromosome 18, USDA_OmykA_1.1, whole genome shotgun sequence, one region contains:
- the LOC110495359 gene encoding zinc finger protein ZIC 5 yields the protein MQRPGGRHRHNGHSLLRNNNSMISYIASPSPRASTTGAYAEYSTNNNRPIKPELVCKWTNHEHRDRTSKQRICDQTFSSMHELVDHVSTEHVAGLEPLSHVCMWEECLREGKAFKAKYKLINHIRVHTGEKPFSCTFPDCGKVFARSENLKIHTRTHTGEKPFQCEFPGCLRKFANSSDRKKHSQVHTSAKPYDCKSHGCFKSYTHPSSLRKHMKIHLNALKSSPTSEPIDLSFTGILGKRSSRDYVASRTNCSSSRLSLAPTVSNMKEWYVCTRTTGQGQNYLQLTADQIKSEPCGADEEYYNPT from the exons ATGCAGCGGCCGGGTGGTCGCCATCGCCACAATGGCCACTCTCTGCTCCGCAATAACAATTCCATGATCTCATACATCGCTTCTCCTTCACCGCGCGCTTCCACCACGGGCGCCTATGCGGAATACTCCACCAACAACAACAGGCCGATAAAGCCCGAGCTGGTCTGCAAATGGACAAACCACGAGCACCGTGACCGAACTTCAAAACAAAGGATATGCGACCAAACTTTCAGCTCCATGCACGAGCTGGTGGACCACGTAAGCACCGAGCACGTCGCTGGGCTCGAGCCCCTGAGCCATGTTTGTATGTGGGAAGAATGCCTGAGAGAAGGAAAGGCGTTTAAAGCCAAATATAAACTGATAAACCACATCAGGGTACACACTGGGGAGAAACCGTTCTCCTGCACTTTCCCAGACTGCGGGAAAGTGTTTGCTCGGTCGGAAAACCTCAAGAttcacacgcgcacgcacacag GTGAGAAGCCATTTCAGTGTGAGTTCCCCGGCTGCCTGCGGAAATTCGCCAACAGTAGTGACCGTAAGAAGCACTCGCAGGTTCACACCAGCGCCAAACCGTACGACTGCAAGTCCCACGGCTGCTTCAAGTCCTACACGCACCCCAGCTCCCTCAGAAAACACATGAAGATCCACCTCAACGCACTCAAGTCCTCTCCTACCTCCGAACCCATAGACCTGTCGTTCACAGGGATTCTTGGGAAACGTAGTTCCCGGGATTACGTAGCTTCACGGACTAACTGCTCGTCCTCCAGGCTCTCGCTGGCTCCGACGGTGTCCAACATGAAGGAGTGGTACGTGTGTACCAGGACCACAGGTCAGGGACAGAACTACCTCCAACTCACAGCAGACCAGATCAAGTCAGAACCGTGCGGTGCTGATGAGGAGTATTATAACCCCACGTAG
- the LOC110495361 gene encoding zinc finger protein ZIC 2, whose amino-acid sequence MLLEGGHQQSGSGVSASAFQRHHSAHSPVEMQERDPSFMESVHIASQGPGYGPSYANSTRDFILRNRGFGDSSPASDQHSLLRTMAGSIHHSHVEGQGHGHGHLLFPGMHDQHHGSANVLGGRLGLPGEVFGRADQYHHVSGPRSDPYGQYGAMGHNMGMAAHHHHHPAAFFRFMRQQCIKQELICKWIDPDQPGGASRCCGKTYGTMHELVTHVSVEHVGGPEQSSHTCFWEECPRENKSFKAKYKLVNHIRVHTGEKPFACPFPACSKVFARSENLKIHKRTHTGEKPFMCDFFGCDRRFANSSDRKKHLHVHTSDKPYLCKKCVKSYTHPSSLRKHMKVHDSLSVADTSPGASSGYESSTPPSLVSPASETQSTMSPDSAVLGSGHSNLSSNFSEWYV is encoded by the exons ATGCTGTTGGAGGGAGGTCACCAGCAATCAGGCTCAGGGGTCAGTGCGAGCGCGTTCCAAAGGCACCACTCAGCGCATTCACCAGTCGAGATGCAGGAGAGAGACCCCAGCTTTATGGAGTCGGTCCACATCGCCAGCCAGGGACCCGGGTATGGCCCATCCTACGCCAACTCCACACGGGACTTTATCCTGCGTAACCGGGGATTCGGAGACTCTTCCCCTGCCAGCGATCAGCACTCTCTCCTCAGGACTATGGCTGGGTCTATCCATCACTCACACGTAGAGGGCCAGGGCCACGGGCATGGACACCTCCTCTTTCCCGGGATGCACGACCAGCACCACGGCTCTGCTAACGTGCTGGGCGGCCGGTTGGGGCTACCAGGGGAGGTATTCGGGAGAGCGGACCAGTATCACCATGTTTCCGGTCCAAGGAGCGATCCTTACGGCCAATATGGGGCCATGGGTCACAACATGGGCATGGCAgctcaccaccatcatcacccaGCCGCGTTCTTCCGCTTCATGCGGCAGCAGTGCATCAAGCAAGAGTTGATCTGCAAGTGGATAGACCCGGACCAGCCCGGCGGGGCGAGCCGGTGCTGTGGCAAGACCTACGGCACCATGCACGAGCTGGTTACGCACGTCTCCGTGGAGCACGTCGGTGGGCCCGAGCAGAGTAGCCACACCTGCTTCTGGGAAGAGTGCCCACGCGAGAACAAATCGTTCAAGGCCAAATACAAGCTGGTGAATCATATTCGGgtgcacactggagagaagcctttcgCGTGTCCGTTCCCCGCGTGCAGCAAGGTCTTTGCGCGCTCTGAGAACTTGAAGATACACAAGAGAACTCACACAG gGGAGAAACCGTTCATGTGTGATTTCTTCGGCTGCGACAGACGCTTCGCCAACAGCAGTGACCGCAAGAAACACCTGCACGTTCACACGTCTGACAAGCCCTATCTGTGCAAGAAGTGTGTCAAGTCCTACACACACCCCAGCTCTCTGAGAAAACATATGAAG GTGCATGATTCGTTGTCAGTAGCAGACACTTCGCCCGGAGCCAGCAGCGGATATGAGTCCTCGACGCCCCCGAGTTTAGTGTCCCCTGCTTCGGAGACCCAGAGCACCATGTCCCCGGACTCTGCGGTCCTCGGTAGCGGACACAGCAACCTCTCGTCCAACTTCAGTGAGTGGTATGTCTGA